A region from the Hydrogenimonas sp. genome encodes:
- a CDS encoding multimodular transpeptidase-transglycosylase produces MKFLFRWSVRLGVLVMLALAGYLVYLYFEIGHEVRPLVEYNPPKTTQIFDRNGKLVANVFEKEHRIYVPYDEIPGRVIEALVAIEDTMFFEHHGVNPEAIFRAIIKDIKARKLVEGASTLTQQLVKSTLLTREKKIERKIKEALLSIRLERDLTKEQILERYLNAIFFGHGYYGIRTAALGYFRKDLDELSLKEIAVLVGLPKAPSAYDPTRRYANAMARANRVLERMRTLGWIDEATYMSAVKEAPKVYDDTLTKNRAPYVVDAVINRLIPSYPDIRRGGYRIDIAVDLEYQQMARRALKYGYDAYRKRHKSDTDVSDTFNGAMVVLDGRSGDVLAMVGGVDYSASAFNRAVSSRRQPGSAFKPFIYETALNLGYNPISKIPDIARTYRFEEGDTQKLWQPKNYEKDYKGIITLREALVHSRNLATINLVNEIGITTLHKKLEPFGIKDLPYNLSIALGNLALSPMQMAKLYTVFADMGTLHEPRLVTALYDSKGRLVKRFEPQSKEVYPKPQAYLMVDMLRDVVRRGTGRNARVRGMDIAGKTGTTNNSVDTWFCSFTPDIETIVWFGNDDNTPLPKHETGGRTAAPVARAFYTELVRKHPEYKREFEEPEGVYHAKRNGKDLIYTDISPLPADNGVEPEEDILF; encoded by the coding sequence ATGAAGTTTCTGTTCAGATGGAGTGTCAGGCTCGGGGTCCTGGTCATGCTTGCACTGGCCGGCTACCTTGTCTATCTCTACTTCGAGATCGGCCACGAAGTGCGTCCGCTGGTAGAGTACAACCCTCCTAAGACTACGCAGATTTTCGACCGGAACGGAAAGCTGGTCGCCAATGTGTTTGAAAAAGAGCACCGCATATATGTTCCCTACGACGAGATACCGGGGAGAGTGATAGAGGCGCTCGTGGCTATAGAAGATACGATGTTCTTCGAGCATCACGGCGTAAACCCGGAGGCTATCTTCAGAGCGATAATAAAGGATATAAAGGCCCGCAAACTGGTGGAGGGTGCCTCTACCCTGACTCAGCAGCTGGTCAAATCGACACTGCTTACGCGTGAAAAGAAGATCGAAAGGAAGATAAAAGAGGCGCTTCTTTCGATCAGGCTTGAGCGTGATCTAACTAAAGAGCAGATTCTGGAGCGTTACCTGAACGCCATCTTCTTCGGCCACGGCTACTACGGCATACGCACAGCGGCACTCGGCTATTTCAGAAAAGACCTGGATGAGCTCTCATTGAAAGAGATAGCCGTGCTGGTAGGACTCCCCAAAGCTCCGAGCGCTTACGATCCGACCCGCCGTTACGCCAACGCGATGGCCAGGGCCAACCGTGTGCTGGAGCGTATGCGCACACTCGGTTGGATAGACGAGGCTACATATATGAGTGCGGTAAAAGAGGCGCCGAAAGTCTACGACGATACGCTGACCAAGAACAGGGCGCCCTATGTGGTCGATGCGGTGATCAACAGGCTGATTCCCTCCTACCCCGATATAAGGCGCGGAGGCTACCGAATCGACATCGCTGTGGACCTGGAGTATCAGCAGATGGCAAGACGTGCCCTGAAGTACGGCTACGATGCTTACAGGAAACGGCATAAAAGCGATACCGACGTATCCGACACCTTCAACGGTGCGATGGTTGTGCTAGACGGCAGAAGCGGCGATGTTTTAGCGATGGTCGGAGGGGTGGATTACTCTGCCAGCGCCTTCAACAGAGCCGTCTCTTCAAGGCGCCAGCCCGGATCGGCCTTTAAACCTTTCATCTACGAAACTGCTCTGAATCTGGGCTACAACCCCATAAGCAAGATACCGGACATAGCCCGCACATACCGTTTCGAGGAGGGTGACACACAGAAGCTGTGGCAGCCGAAAAACTATGAAAAGGACTACAAAGGTATCATAACCCTGAGAGAGGCTCTGGTGCACTCCAGAAACCTTGCGACGATAAATCTCGTGAATGAGATCGGTATTACGACCCTTCATAAAAAGCTGGAGCCCTTCGGCATAAAAGATCTGCCCTACAACCTCTCGATAGCGCTGGGAAATCTTGCTCTTTCGCCTATGCAGATGGCAAAGCTCTATACTGTTTTTGCGGATATGGGAACACTGCATGAGCCGAGACTCGTTACCGCTCTATACGATTCGAAAGGGAGGCTTGTAAAACGTTTCGAACCGCAAAGCAAAGAGGTATACCCCAAACCGCAGGCATACCTGATGGTGGATATGCTGCGCGACGTAGTACGCAGGGGTACCGGCAGAAACGCCCGCGTAAGAGGGATGGACATAGCCGGAAAGACGGGAACCACCAACAACAGCGTGGATACATGGTTCTGCTCCTTCACTCCGGATATCGAGACCATAGTATGGTTCGGAAACGACGACAACACCCCTCTGCCCAAACATGAAACCGGAGGACGGACCGCCGCACCTGTGGCCAGAGCCTTCTATACGGAGCTGGTCAGAAAACATCCGGAGTATAAAAGAGAGTTCGAAGAGCCCGAAGGCGTCTACCACGCCAAACGGAACGGAAAGGATCTTATCTACACAGATATATCTCCGCTGCCCGCCGACAACGGTGTAGAGCCTGAAGAGGATATTCTTTTTTGA
- a CDS encoding ABC transporter, ATP-binding protein, whose amino-acid sequence MDRFLCKRVKISTRERVYVDISFEIESSLALVGESGSGKSLTLKALLGMLPAGFDAVLECESDFEPKRGSTLAYVPQNPFTALSPLTKIKDQWILFEERAEEMMERVGLEAGLLERFVPELSGGQLQRVVIAMALAGEPKLLLLDEPTTALDAQLRETVVRLLLQLQERLGFKMLFVTHDISTARKLCEHITVIREGKVIESGPMRRVIENPKSEYTRALIAANFANREFRE is encoded by the coding sequence ATGGATAGGTTTCTCTGCAAAAGAGTGAAGATTTCGACCCGGGAGAGGGTCTATGTCGATATTTCGTTCGAGATAGAGAGCTCTTTGGCGCTGGTGGGTGAGAGCGGCAGCGGCAAGAGCCTGACACTTAAAGCGCTTCTAGGGATGCTTCCGGCAGGCTTCGATGCCGTTTTGGAGTGTGAAAGCGACTTCGAACCGAAGCGCGGCTCGACGCTGGCATACGTTCCGCAGAACCCCTTTACCGCCCTCTCGCCTCTTACAAAGATAAAAGACCAGTGGATTCTTTTCGAGGAGCGCGCCGAAGAGATGATGGAGCGGGTTGGACTCGAAGCCGGGTTGCTGGAGCGTTTCGTGCCGGAGCTTTCGGGCGGCCAGCTCCAGCGGGTCGTAATCGCAATGGCCCTTGCGGGCGAACCGAAGCTGCTGCTGCTGGACGAGCCTACGACCGCACTCGACGCACAGCTGAGAGAGACTGTTGTGCGGCTGCTGCTCCAGCTGCAGGAGAGGCTCGGCTTCAAGATGCTATTCGTCACGCACGATATATCGACCGCACGGAAACTGTGTGAGCACATTACGGTCATAAGAGAGGGGAAGGTGATTGAGAGCGGGCCGATGCGCAGAGTTATAGAGAATCCGAAATCGGAGTATACAAGGGCGCTCATAGCGGCCAATTTCGCAAACCGGGAGTTTAGAGAATGA
- a CDS encoding CRISPR-associated helicase Cas3 → MLDVAAVVEKLIEKMGEETLLQSVIDCGIPNYENARAFLLYWVALHDFGKATPGFQAKVQSLADFLKERGFDFSTLAETNHSISGQQLLTDLLITKNVDEDVASGWARTISSHHGNLPSRYDEEHIVGTGVWEEARLQLVDELERLFDIKHYPNSLPDAATQIQIMGLCTLADWIGSSEEYFQYQSYASDIETYYSESLRRAQKALDILHISALPKNEKSFFDLFPHFDSLNPVQETALRIGEKLHNPFMMVIEAPMGLGKTEAALGVFAEVCSHMRSHGLYFALPTQATGNMVYARLEEFLKRFNVGQSELHLLHGTASLNPLYRQLKLHAIYTDEGALYASSWFGGGKRSLLAHYGAGTVDQILLGALRSRHFFLRLFALAGKTVIIDEVHAYDAYMSKLLEVLISWLRFLGSTVILLSATLPAEKRSSLLSAYDAGRVDSLTLASYPAVHGISADGALVSETIYSLDEETAWISPLIKEEESWEPVVTMLQIQLQEGGCAAVIINTVADAQRLFEELSRYFEEEELDLFHARFPLQKRLEIEKRIVQRYGKKGARPRRGIVVATQMIEQSLDLDFDLMISDLAPVDLLLQRMGRLHRHRRERPAGLQKKELHVLLPPRLSEDEKIFGKSRFLYFPILLYRTAKLFESDTENYQTVEITFPHGLTSLVESVYGGDEEEKIEKWNEEKLGEEYADIFLACQYSIPENLDNDGEELLDSLDNRLGDDPDDPRAKTRLGPPTVTLAITEPQDRQIENFSDVERIYMQTLKIQTRWLVEEMLKRETPETWREEPMLRHAVPFDPEEQVERGGWAAYYDERLGMVITPKKEKE, encoded by the coding sequence ATGCTCGATGTAGCAGCTGTAGTGGAAAAGCTGATTGAAAAAATGGGAGAGGAGACTCTTCTTCAATCTGTCATAGATTGCGGTATTCCCAATTATGAAAATGCGCGTGCTTTCTTGCTCTATTGGGTTGCTCTACACGATTTTGGAAAAGCGACTCCGGGTTTTCAGGCGAAGGTGCAGAGTCTTGCCGATTTTCTTAAAGAGAGAGGGTTTGACTTCTCCACTCTTGCCGAAACCAATCATTCCATAAGCGGTCAACAGCTATTGACAGACCTGCTCATAACTAAGAACGTTGACGAGGACGTCGCCTCCGGATGGGCGCGAACGATTAGCTCTCATCATGGAAATCTGCCTTCACGATACGATGAAGAGCATATTGTCGGCACAGGAGTTTGGGAAGAAGCCCGCTTACAGCTTGTTGATGAGCTGGAGCGCCTATTTGACATCAAACACTATCCCAATTCGCTGCCAGATGCCGCAACGCAGATCCAGATCATGGGTCTATGTACACTTGCCGATTGGATAGGCTCATCGGAAGAGTATTTCCAGTATCAATCGTATGCGTCAGATATTGAAACCTACTACTCTGAGTCATTGCGACGGGCCCAAAAAGCCCTTGACATACTCCATATCTCTGCTTTGCCAAAAAACGAAAAAAGCTTTTTTGACCTTTTCCCCCATTTCGATTCGCTCAACCCTGTTCAAGAGACTGCTTTGCGTATTGGCGAAAAACTTCACAATCCTTTTATGATGGTTATAGAAGCACCGATGGGTCTGGGTAAAACCGAAGCGGCATTGGGAGTGTTTGCGGAGGTTTGCTCTCATATGCGGTCACACGGCCTCTATTTTGCACTGCCCACGCAAGCAACAGGTAATATGGTTTATGCACGCCTTGAAGAGTTTCTCAAACGGTTCAATGTCGGCCAAAGTGAACTCCATCTGCTCCACGGTACGGCTTCACTCAATCCCCTCTACAGGCAGCTGAAACTTCATGCCATCTATACAGACGAAGGAGCGCTTTATGCCAGTAGCTGGTTTGGCGGCGGTAAACGATCGCTCTTAGCCCATTACGGTGCGGGGACCGTCGATCAGATTCTTTTGGGGGCTTTACGCAGTCGGCACTTTTTTCTAAGACTATTTGCGCTTGCGGGCAAAACCGTCATCATTGACGAAGTGCACGCTTATGACGCCTATATGAGCAAACTGCTCGAAGTACTTATAAGCTGGCTCCGTTTTTTGGGAAGCACTGTCATCTTGCTCTCAGCGACACTTCCCGCCGAGAAACGCTCTTCCCTGCTGAGCGCCTATGATGCGGGAAGGGTGGATTCACTAACATTGGCATCCTATCCGGCGGTTCATGGAATCTCTGCAGATGGTGCTCTTGTTTCGGAAACGATCTACAGCCTCGATGAGGAAACCGCGTGGATCAGCCCATTGATCAAGGAGGAAGAGAGTTGGGAACCGGTCGTCACCATGCTCCAAATACAACTACAAGAGGGAGGTTGCGCCGCGGTGATTATCAATACCGTCGCGGATGCCCAGAGACTCTTTGAAGAGCTTTCCCGCTATTTCGAAGAGGAAGAGTTGGACCTGTTCCACGCCCGGTTTCCACTTCAAAAACGTCTCGAAATCGAAAAACGCATCGTGCAACGATACGGCAAAAAGGGTGCAAGGCCCCGGCGTGGTATCGTGGTCGCTACCCAGATGATCGAACAGAGTCTCGATCTTGACTTCGACCTGATGATCTCCGATCTGGCGCCTGTGGATCTATTGCTTCAACGTATGGGGCGGCTCCATCGCCACAGACGGGAACGCCCCGCCGGTTTGCAGAAAAAAGAGCTGCATGTTCTGCTACCGCCCCGTTTGAGTGAAGACGAGAAGATTTTCGGCAAAAGCCGATTTCTCTATTTCCCCATACTGCTTTACCGCACCGCAAAACTCTTCGAAAGCGACACGGAAAATTACCAAACGGTTGAAATTACCTTCCCTCACGGGCTCACATCGCTGGTGGAATCGGTGTACGGGGGAGACGAGGAAGAAAAGATCGAAAAGTGGAACGAGGAGAAGCTCGGCGAAGAGTATGCCGATATCTTTTTGGCCTGTCAATATTCCATACCGGAAAATCTCGACAATGACGGAGAAGAACTGCTCGACTCGTTGGATAACAGACTGGGTGACGACCCCGATGATCCTCGCGCCAAGACCCGTTTGGGCCCTCCGACTGTTACTCTTGCCATTACAGAACCGCAAGATCGACAGATTGAAAATTTCAGCGACGTCGAAAGAATCTATATGCAAACACTGAAAATCCAAACCCGCTGGCTGGTAGAGGAGATGCTTAAGCGGGAAACCCCGGAAACATGGAGAGAGGAACCGATGCTGCGCCATGCCGTTCCCTTCGATCCGGAAGAGCAGGTAGAAAGAGGCGGTTGGGCCGCCTATTATGATGAACGGCTTGGAATGGTCATTACACCGAAAAAGGAGAAAGAGTGA